One window from the genome of Paramormyrops kingsleyae isolate MSU_618 chromosome 3, PKINGS_0.4, whole genome shotgun sequence encodes:
- the LOC111839639 gene encoding bone morphogenetic protein receptor type-1A-like isoform X1, protein MMGSTPLIAVLAACIFLLHGAEGGQNPDHMLHGTGVKPGSDSRKAGDDATVAPEDAARFLSCHCSGHCPEDAKNNTCETNGQCFAIIEVDEQGEVVLSSGCMKYEGSHFQCKDSPRAQTRRTIECCQTDFCNQDLQPTLPPLMEEGPDSVHWLVFLISLTVCCCALVAIMVICYYRYKGQTERQCYHGDLEKDEVFIPVGESLKDLIHHSQSSGSGSGLPLLVQRTIAKQIQMVRQIGKGRYGEVWLGRWRGEKVAVKVFFTREEASWFRETEIYQTVLMRHENILGFIAADIKGTGSFTQLFLITDYHENGSLQDYLKFSTLDTEGLLRLAYSAACGVCHLHTEIYGTQGKPAIAHRDLKSKNILVKKNGTCCIADLGLAVKFNSDTNEVDVPLSMRVGTWRYMAPEVLDESMNKNQFQAYIMADIYSFGLIVWEMTRRCLTGGIVEEYQLPYDEMVPLDPSYEDMREVVCVKCLRPTVSNRWNSDECLRAMQKLMSECWAHNPVSRLTVLRVKKTLAKMMESQDIKI, encoded by the exons ATGATGGGGAGCACTCCACTCATTGCTGTGCTGGCAGCCTGCATATTTCTCCTGCACGGGGCTGAAG GTGGGCAAAACCCGGATCACATGCTGCACGGGACCGGAGTAAAGCCCGGCTCTGACAGCAGGAAAGCTGGTGATGATGCCACCGTGGCCCCTGAGGATGCTGCTCGGTTCCTGAGCTGTCACTGCTCTGGTCACTGTCCAGAGGATGCCAAGAACAATACCTGCGA GACCAATGGTCAGTGCTTTGCCATCATTGAGGTGGATGAGCAGGGTGAGGTCGTCCTGAGCTCAGGATGCATGAAGTATGAGGGCTCCCACTTCCAATGCAAG GATTCCCCCCGAGCTCAGACGCGCCGCACCATCGAGTGCTGCCAGACGGACTTCTGCAATCAGGATCTGCAGCCCACGCTGCCACCCCTCATGGAGGAAG GTCCGGACAGTGTGCATTGGCTGGTCTTCCTCATATCACTGACAGTTTGCTGCTGTGCTCTGGTTGCCATCATGGTCATCTGTTACTACAG GTACAAGGGCCAGACAGAGAGGCAGTGCTATCACGGGGACCTGGAGAAGGATGAGGTTTTCATTCCTGTGGGAGAGTCTCTGAAGGACCTGATCCATCATTCGCAGAGCTCCGGCAGTGGCTCAGGGCTCCCCCTACTG GTGCAGCGCACCATCGCCAAGCAGATCCAGATGGTGCGGCAGATTGGCAAGGGCCGCTATGGTGAGGTGTGGTTGGGTCGCTGGCGTGGAGAGAAGGTGGCTGTGAAGGTCTTCTTCACACGCGAGGAGGCCAGCTGGTTCCGGGAGACAGAGATCTACCAGACAGTCCTCATGAGACATGAGAACATTCTGG GCTTCATCGCGGCTGACATCAAGGGCACTGGCTCCTTTACGCAGCTTTTCCTCATCACGGATTACCATGAGAATGGCTCTCTGCAGGACTACTTGAAGTTCAGCACGCTGGACACAGAGGGACTGCTACGACTGGCCTACTCAGCAGCCTGTGGAGTCTGCCACCTGCACACAGAGATCTACGGCACACAGGGCAAGCCGGCCATTGCCCATCGTGACCTCAAGAGTAAGAACATCCTTGTGAAGAAGAATGGCACATGCTGCATCGCCGACCTGGGGCTGGCTGTCAAGTTCAACAG TGACACCAACGAGGTGGATGTGCCTCTGAGTATGCGAGTGGGCACCTGGCGCTACATGGCCCCCGAGGTGCTCGATGAGAGCATGAACAAGAACCAGTTCCAGGCCTACATCATGGCCGACATCTACAGCTTTGGGCTGATCGTGTGGGAGATGACCAGACGCTGCCTCACGGGAG GCATAGTAGAGGAGTACCAGCTGCCCTACGATGAAATGGTGCCTTTGGACCCATCCTACGAGGACATGCGGGAGGTGGTGTGTGTTAAGTGCCTGAGGCCAACTGTGTCCAACAGGTGGAACAGCGATGAG TGCCTGAGAGCCATGCAGAAGCTGATGTCCGAGTGCTGGGCACACAACCCTGTCTCACGCCTCACCGTGCTGCGTGTCAAGAAGACACTCGCCAAGATGATGGAGTCTCAGGACATCAAGATTTGA
- the LOC111839639 gene encoding bone morphogenetic protein receptor type-1A-like isoform X2 translates to MLHGTGVKPGSDSRKAGDDATVAPEDAARFLSCHCSGHCPEDAKNNTCETNGQCFAIIEVDEQGEVVLSSGCMKYEGSHFQCKDSPRAQTRRTIECCQTDFCNQDLQPTLPPLMEEGPDSVHWLVFLISLTVCCCALVAIMVICYYRYKGQTERQCYHGDLEKDEVFIPVGESLKDLIHHSQSSGSGSGLPLLVQRTIAKQIQMVRQIGKGRYGEVWLGRWRGEKVAVKVFFTREEASWFRETEIYQTVLMRHENILGFIAADIKGTGSFTQLFLITDYHENGSLQDYLKFSTLDTEGLLRLAYSAACGVCHLHTEIYGTQGKPAIAHRDLKSKNILVKKNGTCCIADLGLAVKFNSDTNEVDVPLSMRVGTWRYMAPEVLDESMNKNQFQAYIMADIYSFGLIVWEMTRRCLTGGIVEEYQLPYDEMVPLDPSYEDMREVVCVKCLRPTVSNRWNSDECLRAMQKLMSECWAHNPVSRLTVLRVKKTLAKMMESQDIKI, encoded by the exons ATGCTGCACGGGACCGGAGTAAAGCCCGGCTCTGACAGCAGGAAAGCTGGTGATGATGCCACCGTGGCCCCTGAGGATGCTGCTCGGTTCCTGAGCTGTCACTGCTCTGGTCACTGTCCAGAGGATGCCAAGAACAATACCTGCGA GACCAATGGTCAGTGCTTTGCCATCATTGAGGTGGATGAGCAGGGTGAGGTCGTCCTGAGCTCAGGATGCATGAAGTATGAGGGCTCCCACTTCCAATGCAAG GATTCCCCCCGAGCTCAGACGCGCCGCACCATCGAGTGCTGCCAGACGGACTTCTGCAATCAGGATCTGCAGCCCACGCTGCCACCCCTCATGGAGGAAG GTCCGGACAGTGTGCATTGGCTGGTCTTCCTCATATCACTGACAGTTTGCTGCTGTGCTCTGGTTGCCATCATGGTCATCTGTTACTACAG GTACAAGGGCCAGACAGAGAGGCAGTGCTATCACGGGGACCTGGAGAAGGATGAGGTTTTCATTCCTGTGGGAGAGTCTCTGAAGGACCTGATCCATCATTCGCAGAGCTCCGGCAGTGGCTCAGGGCTCCCCCTACTG GTGCAGCGCACCATCGCCAAGCAGATCCAGATGGTGCGGCAGATTGGCAAGGGCCGCTATGGTGAGGTGTGGTTGGGTCGCTGGCGTGGAGAGAAGGTGGCTGTGAAGGTCTTCTTCACACGCGAGGAGGCCAGCTGGTTCCGGGAGACAGAGATCTACCAGACAGTCCTCATGAGACATGAGAACATTCTGG GCTTCATCGCGGCTGACATCAAGGGCACTGGCTCCTTTACGCAGCTTTTCCTCATCACGGATTACCATGAGAATGGCTCTCTGCAGGACTACTTGAAGTTCAGCACGCTGGACACAGAGGGACTGCTACGACTGGCCTACTCAGCAGCCTGTGGAGTCTGCCACCTGCACACAGAGATCTACGGCACACAGGGCAAGCCGGCCATTGCCCATCGTGACCTCAAGAGTAAGAACATCCTTGTGAAGAAGAATGGCACATGCTGCATCGCCGACCTGGGGCTGGCTGTCAAGTTCAACAG TGACACCAACGAGGTGGATGTGCCTCTGAGTATGCGAGTGGGCACCTGGCGCTACATGGCCCCCGAGGTGCTCGATGAGAGCATGAACAAGAACCAGTTCCAGGCCTACATCATGGCCGACATCTACAGCTTTGGGCTGATCGTGTGGGAGATGACCAGACGCTGCCTCACGGGAG GCATAGTAGAGGAGTACCAGCTGCCCTACGATGAAATGGTGCCTTTGGACCCATCCTACGAGGACATGCGGGAGGTGGTGTGTGTTAAGTGCCTGAGGCCAACTGTGTCCAACAGGTGGAACAGCGATGAG TGCCTGAGAGCCATGCAGAAGCTGATGTCCGAGTGCTGGGCACACAACCCTGTCTCACGCCTCACCGTGCTGCGTGTCAAGAAGACACTCGCCAAGATGATGGAGTCTCAGGACATCAAGATTTGA